GGCAAGGCCGAAGGCTTTTGAAAATGTTCTGAGCAGCACGATATTTGGAAACTCGTTTAGCAGAGGGCGCATATCGTACTCTTCTGCTGGCGTAGCGAAATCAATATATGCTTCATCTATGGCAAGAATTGTCTGCTTTGGAATAGCCATGGCCATCTGGCGGACTTCTTTTGTTGTAACTGCAAGCCCTGTAGGATTATCAGGGGTAGTCACAAAGACGATGGCGGTTTTATCCGTCACAGCAGTAGCCATTGTTTTAAGGGGCTGTTTGTGTCCAGTTTCTCGCGGGACTTGTTTAAAGCTTATGCCGCTAAGACGAGACATAAGACTGTACATGCTGAAACATGACTCATAGGTCAGAATTTCATCACGGCCCGGTTCAGCTTTAACTCTGATTAGCAGATCTATGACTTCATCTGAACCGTTTCCACTTATGATGTTTTCTTCCGCAACTCCTACCCGTTTGGCAATAGCTTTATTCAGGCGAGGGTTACCATTTTGCGGGTAGCGAAAAATATTAGGAGCATGGCGTATTACTGCTTTTTGAGCGAG
Above is a genomic segment from Desulfovibrio sp. UCD-KL4C containing:
- the hisC gene encoding histidinol-phosphate transaminase; the encoded protein is MSTIKVRPDVMETKPYTPGLTIEEIKDKYGLDTVIKLASNENPLGASPLAQKAVIRHAPNIFRYPQNGNPRLNKAIAKRVGVAEENIISGNGSDEVIDLLIRVKAEPGRDEILTYESCFSMYSLMSRLSGISFKQVPRETGHKQPLKTMATAVTDKTAIVFVTTPDNPTGLAVTTKEVRQMAMAIPKQTILAIDEAYIDFATPAEEYDMRPLLNEFPNIVLLRTFSKAFGLAGMRVGFGIMSSALAGYINRARAPFTVSLLAEETAIAALSDDAFYAETLNVVHRGRKLFTDEIKAMGCEVLPSQSNFIMFKPTSDAKKIFEELLKRGIIVRPLKSFGLGEYIRVNMGTDRENKIFLKTLKELL